The following proteins come from a genomic window of Gynuella sunshinyii YC6258:
- a CDS encoding DUF1302 family protein: MVCNIIPKMSLAIGLVAPMTFGAHFEGVLDYQLAIDSDDAGLQQSQWELTPRLDFRPASFMDISIIPRLRIDSEDKIAPGKPDQDSRSHWNRRWYPNDYSDVEIRELYADSYIQDVFIRAGKQQVVWGQADGLKVLDVINPTDYHEFILPSSEDRRIPLWMINAEIPVAGGTLQTLFIPDTTYDEIPASNAAFAMTTPMLVPTAPASVPVRVADYDKPDDPIADADAGARWQTFIGGWDISLNYFYHYSDQAVFMLESDSSGITVKPQYRRTHTVGTTFSNAFGDYVLRGELGYSTRRYWVADPTRVSRGIVRSPELSYVAGLDYNGISNTLISTQLYQSYLTDHAEAIVRDVAETQVTLLIRRNFWNQTLELEAFGIQSLNDMDRLVQLKGKYLFPGNISVHLGADLFFGDEDGLFGQFRDSSRILAGFSYSF, from the coding sequence GTGGTTTGTAATATCATTCCAAAAATGTCATTGGCGATCGGTCTGGTCGCCCCTATGACCTTCGGTGCTCATTTCGAAGGCGTACTGGACTACCAACTGGCCATAGACAGCGATGATGCCGGGCTGCAACAGTCACAATGGGAGTTGACGCCACGCCTGGATTTCCGTCCTGCCAGCTTTATGGACATCAGCATCATCCCCAGACTGCGAATCGACAGCGAGGACAAAATAGCGCCCGGAAAACCCGACCAGGACAGCAGAAGTCACTGGAACCGTCGCTGGTATCCGAATGACTACAGCGATGTCGAGATCCGTGAACTGTATGCGGACAGTTATATCCAGGATGTGTTTATCCGGGCGGGCAAACAGCAGGTCGTCTGGGGTCAGGCTGACGGCCTGAAAGTATTGGATGTCATCAATCCCACCGACTATCACGAATTCATTCTACCAAGCTCCGAAGACCGGCGGATTCCGCTATGGATGATCAATGCTGAGATCCCCGTCGCAGGCGGGACATTACAGACCCTGTTCATCCCTGACACCACTTACGATGAAATTCCAGCCTCGAATGCAGCATTTGCCATGACCACACCGATGCTGGTTCCAACTGCCCCAGCTTCCGTGCCGGTCCGAGTGGCCGATTACGACAAACCCGATGACCCCATTGCCGATGCCGACGCCGGTGCCCGCTGGCAAACATTTATCGGCGGCTGGGATATTTCCCTCAACTACTTCTATCACTACAGCGATCAGGCTGTCTTTATGCTCGAGAGCGATAGCAGCGGTATCACAGTCAAACCACAATACCGTCGCACCCACACAGTTGGCACCACCTTTTCAAATGCCTTTGGCGACTATGTTCTGCGTGGCGAGCTGGGTTATTCAACCCGGCGCTATTGGGTTGCCGATCCAACCCGCGTCAGCCGGGGCATCGTGAGGAGCCCTGAACTCTCATATGTGGCCGGACTCGACTACAACGGCATTAGCAACACCCTGATCAGTACACAACTGTATCAGAGTTACCTGACTGACCATGCCGAGGCCATCGTCCGGGATGTTGCTGAAACACAGGTAACCCTGCTGATCAGACGTAATTTCTGGAATCAGACCCTGGAGCTGGAGGCATTTGGCATTCAGAGCCTGAACGACATGGACCGTCTGGTGCAGTTGAAAGGCAAGTATCTGTTTCCGGGTAACATCAGTGTCCACCTGGGAGCGGATCTGTTTTTTGGCGATGAAGATGGATTGTTCGGACAATTCCGCGACAGCAGTCGAATACTGGCCGGCTTCAGTTACTCGTTTTAA
- a CDS encoding CheR family methyltransferase, with protein MSATEKGYAEFARFLETVSGISLGDNKQYLVTSRLRNILKEHHLSSLEELLVQVKNDIRGQLRTKVIDAMTTNETLWFRDMHPFDILKRVILPEHFAQVKGRPLRIWSAACSSGQEPYSIAFTLEEWGKSNPGKISPSDKIIATDISSSVLAEAKQAEYPMLSLGRGLDTPKINQYFTKVSEGRWKVKPEYTRKVEFRALNLKDSYAGLGKFDIVFCRNVLIYFTGDLKKDILTRIHGTLRPGGFLVVGASESVGSLQDKYEMVHCRPGIIYRAI; from the coding sequence ATGTCAGCGACAGAGAAAGGATATGCAGAGTTTGCCCGCTTCCTCGAAACAGTATCCGGGATCAGTTTGGGTGATAATAAACAATATCTGGTAACCAGTAGGTTGCGAAACATTCTGAAAGAGCATCATTTAAGCAGTCTGGAAGAATTGTTGGTTCAAGTAAAAAATGATATCAGGGGGCAGTTGAGAACCAAGGTTATCGATGCCATGACCACCAACGAAACCCTCTGGTTCAGGGATATGCACCCGTTTGACATTCTTAAACGGGTGATCTTGCCGGAACATTTTGCCCAGGTAAAAGGCCGACCTCTGAGGATCTGGTCAGCGGCGTGTTCGTCTGGTCAGGAACCTTATTCCATTGCCTTTACGCTTGAGGAGTGGGGTAAATCGAATCCGGGCAAAATCAGTCCTTCTGATAAAATCATCGCCACGGATATATCGTCTTCTGTGCTGGCAGAGGCCAAGCAGGCGGAATATCCCATGCTGTCTTTGGGGCGAGGACTCGATACTCCAAAAATCAATCAGTATTTCACCAAAGTCAGTGAAGGCCGCTGGAAGGTTAAGCCTGAATACACCCGCAAAGTGGAATTCAGGGCATTGAACCTGAAGGATAGCTATGCCGGGCTCGGTAAGTTCGATATCGTTTTCTGCCGGAACGTTCTGATTTATTTCACCGGGGATCTCAAAAAAGACATTCTGACCCGCATTCACGGGACATTGCGTCCGGGTGGTTTTCTGGTGGTTGGTGCTTCTGAGTCGGTTGGCAGTCTGCAGGACAAATACGAAATGGTGCATTGTCGTCCGGGGATTATTTATCGGGCGATCTGA
- a CDS encoding efflux RND transporter permease subunit, which translates to MNTKSTGSTWFFEVIIRFRWLVILLSIGMIAATISFIPHLTKDTSAGAFIAPDNPALLFRDQVKEQFGLADPIVIGVINQSQQGIFNPETLALVSWLTEQVKGIDNVDPEKVMSLATESNVVGTDTGMEVDEFLATLPTTQAEADSVRSAVKDFPLYNGSLVARDGLGTLIVVELVDEKKALATYEAIQDVIAKAPKGPDDQLLVAGEGAVAGYLSTYIDQDAKRLNPLAGITITIILFVAFRTLRATLLPNLIILATAAVTLGVMAASQTPFYVITNGLIVCMIGIAVADSIHVFSQYYEEREKTPDASQRELTIRTMKIMTRPVTLTTFTTAAGFLALYPTTDMPPIQSFGLFGALAVLAAWLFTMTLFPAVLSLLKPRRSRSFSQNAATDGSASHQWMTRFGHQVLGHPKTVLGIGLLIIIVGGIGLSRVKVEDQRIENFKPTEPLYQADKQINQVMDGTYNLDVVVEAADHEGLHNPHFLAKIEKLQNYLTSLPHVNGANSVVDYIKQMNKAVNENRPETYTIPDDDTLIAQLFLLYSISGDPTDFEEEINSDHTKALVRAYLDTDTFANNRKLIPMVEQYLSTEFNEPGLTGTVTGLINVDYHWINGVASSHTGSVIVSVLAVLVMACVLFRSFVIGLFAVIPVAVSILLIYATMGFAGIWLGVGTSMFAAIAIGLGVDFAIHTMERIRDLTTRNGNQNLGEVLLELYPTTGRALFFNLAAVALGFSVLCSSDVPPLVRFGLLVAMAVCAAFLASVTLLPALVMVLKPRALSGQASHSAGPKAREAIVTSIIIGVIAVAYLTQQHAFATGALPAGLDIMKSVSQREEGDQITRNLELELIDRQGQTRTQQVKAFRRYFGDEKRTVLFYTAPANLRGTGFLTYDYPDSQKDDDQWLYLPALRKIRRIPASNRGDYFLGTDFTYEEIKSENKVELSDYTFTTTGMETIDGVDCYVIEGTPVNNKIAKELGYSKAVWRIDPDILISRKSDYWDTNGNHLKTIENKEIQQISGIWTVMKVIAVNHKTGHSTVMISSDVDYDSPIAELAFEQRSLTRGL; encoded by the coding sequence ATGAATACCAAGTCCACTGGCTCAACATGGTTTTTCGAAGTCATTATCCGCTTTCGATGGTTAGTCATACTGCTCAGTATTGGAATGATTGCAGCCACCATCAGTTTTATTCCCCACCTGACCAAAGACACCTCCGCCGGGGCGTTTATCGCCCCGGACAATCCGGCACTGCTGTTCCGGGATCAGGTAAAAGAGCAGTTTGGGCTGGCCGACCCAATCGTGATCGGAGTCATCAATCAAAGCCAACAGGGTATCTTCAACCCTGAAACTCTGGCCCTGGTCTCCTGGCTGACGGAGCAGGTAAAGGGCATCGATAATGTTGATCCCGAAAAAGTCATGAGCCTGGCAACCGAGTCCAATGTGGTCGGCACCGATACCGGTATGGAGGTGGACGAATTCCTGGCCACCCTGCCAACGACACAGGCCGAGGCAGACAGTGTCCGCTCTGCAGTGAAAGACTTTCCGCTCTACAATGGCAGCCTGGTCGCCCGTGATGGTCTTGGAACCCTGATTGTGGTGGAGCTGGTGGACGAAAAAAAAGCACTGGCCACTTATGAAGCCATTCAGGATGTCATTGCCAAAGCCCCCAAAGGCCCGGACGATCAATTGCTGGTAGCCGGTGAGGGTGCCGTGGCCGGTTATCTGTCTACCTACATCGATCAGGATGCCAAGCGGTTGAATCCGCTGGCGGGTATTACCATTACTATCATTCTGTTCGTGGCCTTCCGGACGCTCAGAGCCACCCTGTTACCGAACCTGATCATTCTCGCCACCGCCGCCGTCACGCTGGGTGTCATGGCTGCCAGCCAGACGCCTTTTTATGTTATTACCAATGGACTGATTGTTTGCATGATAGGTATTGCCGTTGCCGACTCCATTCATGTTTTCAGCCAGTATTATGAAGAACGGGAAAAAACGCCGGATGCCAGTCAGCGGGAACTGACCATACGCACCATGAAGATCATGACCCGCCCGGTTACTCTGACAACCTTCACCACGGCCGCCGGTTTTCTGGCCCTGTACCCAACCACGGATATGCCTCCGATTCAGTCTTTTGGACTTTTTGGGGCTTTGGCAGTTCTGGCCGCCTGGTTGTTTACCATGACGCTGTTTCCTGCGGTGCTCAGCCTGCTGAAGCCGAGAAGAAGCCGTTCATTCAGTCAGAATGCAGCCACTGACGGCAGTGCCAGCCACCAATGGATGACCCGTTTTGGCCACCAGGTTCTTGGGCATCCCAAAACCGTACTGGGTATCGGTCTGCTCATTATCATTGTTGGCGGTATCGGTCTGAGCCGCGTCAAAGTGGAAGACCAGCGCATTGAAAACTTCAAACCCACCGAACCGCTCTATCAGGCCGACAAACAAATCAACCAGGTCATGGATGGCACGTACAACCTGGATGTCGTGGTCGAAGCCGCCGATCATGAAGGGCTTCATAATCCGCACTTCCTGGCCAAAATTGAAAAACTGCAGAACTATCTGACCTCACTGCCTCACGTCAACGGTGCCAACTCTGTGGTGGATTACATCAAACAGATGAACAAGGCCGTCAACGAAAACCGTCCGGAAACCTACACCATCCCCGACGATGACACATTGATTGCCCAACTGTTTCTGCTCTACTCCATCTCCGGCGACCCGACCGATTTCGAAGAGGAAATCAACAGCGATCACACCAAAGCACTGGTCAGGGCTTATCTGGATACCGACACATTTGCCAACAACCGCAAGCTGATTCCAATGGTCGAACAGTACCTGAGCACTGAATTCAACGAACCAGGACTTACCGGTACCGTAACCGGCCTGATTAATGTTGATTATCACTGGATCAACGGCGTGGCCAGCAGTCATACCGGCAGCGTGATTGTCTCTGTGCTGGCGGTACTGGTCATGGCCTGTGTACTGTTTCGGTCGTTTGTCATCGGCTTGTTTGCGGTTATCCCGGTAGCCGTTTCCATTCTGCTGATATATGCCACGATGGGATTTGCCGGCATCTGGCTGGGAGTCGGAACCTCCATGTTTGCGGCCATTGCCATCGGCCTGGGTGTGGATTTCGCCATCCACACCATGGAACGTATCCGTGACCTGACCACCCGCAACGGCAATCAGAACCTGGGTGAAGTACTGCTGGAACTGTATCCGACCACCGGTCGGGCACTGTTTTTCAACCTTGCTGCCGTAGCATTGGGATTCAGCGTGCTGTGCAGCAGCGACGTTCCGCCACTGGTGCGCTTCGGCCTGTTGGTGGCCATGGCCGTCTGTGCCGCGTTCCTGGCCAGCGTTACTCTGCTGCCAGCCCTGGTCATGGTACTCAAACCGCGAGCACTTTCTGGCCAGGCCAGCCATTCTGCCGGCCCCAAAGCCCGCGAAGCCATCGTCACCAGCATTATCATCGGCGTGATTGCCGTGGCATATCTGACCCAGCAACATGCGTTTGCTACCGGAGCCCTGCCAGCAGGACTGGACATTATGAAGTCGGTGTCACAACGGGAAGAAGGGGATCAGATCACCCGTAATCTTGAGTTGGAACTGATAGACCGGCAGGGCCAGACCCGAACCCAACAGGTGAAAGCATTCAGGCGCTATTTCGGTGACGAAAAACGAACCGTGTTGTTTTACACCGCCCCGGCCAATTTACGCGGCACCGGATTTCTGACTTACGATTATCCGGACAGTCAGAAGGACGATGATCAATGGTTGTATCTGCCGGCACTCAGAAAAATCCGCCGGATTCCTGCCTCCAATCGCGGCGATTATTTTCTGGGAACCGACTTTACCTATGAAGAAATCAAAAGCGAAAATAAGGTTGAATTGAGCGACTACACCTTCACCACCACCGGTATGGAAACCATTGATGGTGTGGATTGCTACGTGATCGAAGGCACCCCGGTCAATAACAAAATTGCCAAGGAACTGGGGTATAGCAAAGCGGTCTGGCGGATAGATCCCGATATCCTGATTTCACGAAAAAGCGATTACTGGGATACCAACGGTAACCACCTGAAGACCATTGAAAATAAGGAAATCCAGCAAATCTCCGGGATCTGGACCGTTATGAAAGTCATCGCGGTGAATCATAAAACCGGCCACAGCACGGTGATGATCAGCAGCGATGTGGATTACGACAGCCCGATTGCTGAACTGGCTTTTGAACAACGGAGTCTGACGCGTGGTTTGTAA
- a CDS encoding alpha/beta fold hydrolase, with amino-acid sequence MGFDLTVTARKAVVGSLSAAMPNYFGNLGARLFLHPRANKSKRHWANAFEGFEHHSIFVDGHKVPVWTRGEGQPVMLVHGWERDHFTMGGFVAPLLQSGYQVAALDLPAHGEAEGGTAPLPLLAKAIAAATDSLNHPAIVIAHSIGAAMTVLAMEDYQLKPLAAVLISAPSSAKAYAVSQATDIGLSRSAIGKMVTGISTALGAPLERFRVDLALKKLPTRTILIHAKDDNIVPFSEAETNAAAAAVQTLWQARGGHNKILGDAEMINQVLAWLHTHQATIQAETQKTSI; translated from the coding sequence ATGGGATTCGATCTGACAGTCACAGCAAGAAAAGCAGTGGTAGGTTCTCTGTCGGCCGCCATGCCAAACTACTTTGGCAATCTGGGAGCGCGCTTGTTTCTGCATCCCCGAGCCAACAAAAGCAAACGTCACTGGGCCAATGCGTTTGAGGGATTCGAACATCACAGCATTTTCGTTGATGGTCATAAAGTCCCTGTCTGGACTCGTGGCGAAGGCCAACCCGTGATGCTGGTTCACGGCTGGGAGCGGGATCACTTCACCATGGGTGGATTCGTCGCCCCACTCTTACAGTCGGGTTACCAGGTGGCGGCGCTGGATCTACCAGCTCACGGCGAAGCCGAAGGCGGAACTGCACCTCTGCCACTACTGGCCAAAGCGATTGCCGCTGCCACCGACAGCCTCAACCATCCGGCCATCGTTATCGCACATTCCATTGGCGCAGCCATGACCGTTCTGGCCATGGAAGACTACCAACTCAAACCATTGGCCGCGGTACTGATCAGCGCCCCCTCCTCCGCCAAAGCCTATGCGGTGTCACAAGCGACGGACATCGGTCTCAGCAGAAGTGCCATCGGCAAAATGGTAACGGGAATATCCACAGCACTGGGCGCGCCACTGGAGCGTTTTCGGGTGGACCTGGCGCTGAAGAAATTACCAACCCGGACAATTCTGATCCACGCCAAAGACGATAACATCGTGCCCTTTTCAGAAGCCGAAACCAATGCCGCTGCGGCTGCAGTGCAGACGCTCTGGCAAGCTAGAGGCGGACACAATAAAATTCTTGGAGATGCAGAGATGATAAACCAGGTTCTGGCATGGCTGCATACCCATCAGGCAACAATTCAGGCAGAAACTCAGAAAACCTCTATATAG
- a CDS encoding chemotaxis protein CheV: MAGVLDTVNQRTQLVGQNRLELLLFRLQGNQIYGINVFKVKEVLQCPNLTSMPKSDPVVRGIAHIRGGTIPIMDLSLATGNAPLTDLKNKFVIITEYNMKTQGFLVSSVERIINMNWSEIHPPPKGTGNAHYLTAVTKLNDRMVEIIDVEKILSEVAPMTVEVSQSIVTEAMAAEAPSYHVLVVDDSKIALKQTTRCIEQVGVTTTKLMDGKAAWEHLLGMLDEGKDPRQEYLMIISDIEMPEMDGYTLTAEIRSHPQLKDMYIMLHTSLSGVFNEAMVKKVGADNFLPKFKPDELAEIVVHQIEKRGGVVPALDGE, from the coding sequence ATGGCTGGGGTCTTAGATACTGTAAATCAACGAACACAACTGGTGGGTCAAAACCGGTTGGAGCTGCTGTTATTCCGATTACAGGGAAACCAGATCTATGGAATAAATGTATTTAAAGTCAAAGAGGTGCTGCAGTGCCCGAATTTAACGAGCATGCCGAAGAGTGATCCTGTTGTTCGGGGAATTGCTCATATCCGTGGAGGAACTATTCCTATCATGGATCTTAGTCTGGCGACCGGCAATGCACCGTTGACTGACCTTAAGAACAAATTCGTAATCATCACCGAATACAACATGAAAACTCAGGGTTTTCTGGTGAGTTCGGTGGAGCGCATTATTAATATGAACTGGTCAGAGATACACCCACCACCAAAGGGAACGGGTAATGCCCATTATTTGACGGCGGTGACGAAACTCAATGACCGTATGGTTGAAATAATAGATGTTGAGAAGATTCTCTCTGAAGTGGCACCTATGACCGTCGAGGTTTCTCAGAGTATTGTGACTGAGGCTATGGCAGCAGAAGCCCCTTCATATCATGTGCTGGTAGTGGATGATTCCAAGATTGCGTTGAAACAGACTACCCGTTGTATCGAACAGGTGGGCGTCACGACCACCAAGCTGATGGATGGTAAAGCCGCCTGGGAACATCTGCTGGGAATGCTGGATGAGGGCAAAGATCCGCGGCAAGAATATCTGATGATCATTTCGGATATTGAAATGCCAGAAATGGACGGCTATACGTTAACGGCAGAAATCAGGTCACATCCGCAACTTAAAGACATGTATATTATGTTGCATACTTCTTTAAGCGGTGTGTTTAATGAGGCGATGGTTAAGAAGGTGGGGGCGGATAATTTTCTGCCTAAGTTTAAACCCGACGAATTGGCCGAAATTGTAGTGCACCAGATCGAAAAACGTGGTGGTGTAGTGCCGGCTCTAGATGGTGAATAG